One Brachybacterium kimchii genomic window carries:
- a CDS encoding GDSL-type esterase/lipase family protein, giving the protein MEQPAPRSVPVQRTVPASPAPASDRPIRLVALGEELLAGVGDARALGWLGRAVAKEQGPRPRVELYTSAVPSETSADLSERWDEEVRLRTDAEGLAQGTVEHRVVLGLGGGDVDAGISLARSRLNLAKVLDGLERLRIPAFVVGPPPSADRARTDALVELSGAFDDVCARRRVPYVDTVRSLEGHEQWTSDLARSGGDHPGQTGYGLMAWLVLHGGFGRFLGTSD; this is encoded by the coding sequence GTGGAACAGCCCGCCCCCCGCTCGGTCCCGGTCCAGCGGACCGTCCCGGCCAGCCCCGCCCCCGCGAGCGACAGGCCGATCCGCCTGGTGGCCCTCGGCGAGGAGCTCCTCGCCGGCGTGGGCGACGCCCGGGCGCTCGGCTGGCTCGGCCGGGCCGTCGCCAAGGAGCAGGGACCGAGACCGCGGGTCGAGCTGTACACGAGCGCGGTCCCCTCGGAGACCTCGGCCGACCTCTCCGAGCGCTGGGACGAGGAGGTGCGTCTGCGCACCGACGCCGAGGGCCTCGCCCAGGGCACCGTGGAGCATCGCGTGGTGCTGGGCCTGGGCGGCGGGGACGTCGATGCCGGCATCTCGCTGGCCCGTTCCCGTCTGAACCTCGCCAAGGTCCTCGACGGTCTCGAGCGGCTGCGGATCCCGGCGTTCGTCGTCGGCCCGCCGCCCAGCGCCGACCGCGCGCGCACCGACGCCCTCGTCGAGCTCTCCGGGGCCTTCGACGACGTCTGCGCGCGGCGCCGCGTGCCCTACGTGGACACCGTGCGCTCCCTCGAAGGCCACGAGCAGTGGACCTCGGACCTCGCCCGCAGCGGCGGCGACCACCCCGGGCAGACCGGCTACGGCCTCATGGCCTGGCTGGTCCTGCATGGTGGCTTCGGTCGCTTCCTGGGCACCTCCGACTGA
- a CDS encoding 50S ribosomal protein bL37 — MSKRGRKRRSRRKNGANHGKRPNT; from the coding sequence ATGAGCAAGCGCGGTCGCAAGCGCCGGTCCCGTCGCAAGAACGGCGCCAATCACGGCAAGCGTCCCAACACCTGA
- a CDS encoding sigma-70 family RNA polymerase sigma factor: MTTTDHDGDRAPGAAPEDTAPEDFDFEAEALAHLDSLYGGALRMTRNPQDAEDLVQETYLKALRARDRFTPGTNLRAWLYRIMTNSYISTYRQKQRRPRESWTDEVEDWQLAEVESHSSRGLRSAEAEALDRLPDTAVKTALQDLREDYRMAVYLADVEGFAYKEIAEIMDTPIGTVMSRLHRGRRQLREALSDYARSSGFLRDGADDGEEGR; encoded by the coding sequence ATGACCACCACTGATCACGACGGCGACCGAGCCCCCGGCGCCGCCCCCGAGGACACGGCTCCCGAGGACTTCGACTTCGAGGCGGAGGCGCTCGCGCACCTCGACTCGCTCTACGGCGGCGCGCTGCGCATGACCCGCAATCCGCAGGACGCCGAGGACCTGGTCCAGGAGACCTACCTCAAGGCGCTGCGGGCGCGCGATCGCTTCACGCCGGGCACGAACCTGCGCGCCTGGCTGTACCGCATCATGACCAACTCGTACATCTCGACGTACCGGCAGAAGCAGCGTCGGCCGCGGGAGTCGTGGACCGACGAGGTCGAGGACTGGCAGCTCGCAGAGGTCGAGTCCCATTCGAGCCGCGGTCTACGCTCGGCCGAGGCCGAGGCGCTGGACCGCCTGCCCGACACCGCGGTGAAGACGGCCCTGCAGGACCTGCGCGAGGACTACCGCATGGCGGTCTACCTCGCCGACGTCGAGGGCTTCGCTTACAAGGAGATCGCCGAGATCATGGACACGCCGATCGGCACCGTCATGTCCCGGCTGCACCGCGGACGCCGCCAGCTGCGCGAAGCGCTGAGCGACTACGCGCGCAGCAGCGGGTTCCTGCGGGACGGAGCAGACGACGGGGAGGAGGGACGATGA
- the rsrA gene encoding mycothiol system anti-sigma-R factor, which translates to MTEEHDETRRDLRFGLEEALDGELPRDVVERMTRHAEDCPECADELERLRAMKDLVRRCCANDTAPQTLRERISVQYRSVQYQRLEVEHGPDGATFRSTTVRRDTLG; encoded by the coding sequence ATGACCGAGGAGCATGACGAGACCCGCCGCGACCTGCGGTTCGGGCTCGAGGAGGCGCTGGATGGCGAGCTCCCGCGCGACGTGGTCGAGCGCATGACGCGCCACGCCGAGGACTGCCCCGAGTGCGCCGACGAGCTCGAGCGCCTGCGCGCCATGAAGGACCTGGTGCGGCGCTGCTGCGCGAACGACACCGCCCCGCAGACCCTGCGCGAGCGCATCAGCGTGCAGTACCGCAGCGTGCAGTACCAGCGTCTCGAGGTCGAGCACGGGCCCGACGGCGCCACCTTCCGCTCCACCACGGTGCGCCGCGACACCCTGGGCTGA